A single Cherax quadricarinatus isolate ZL_2023a chromosome 4, ASM3850222v1, whole genome shotgun sequence DNA region contains:
- the LOC138854503 gene encoding uncharacterized protein translates to MDHTLAYKNKFTPKQGAKVVQLVGLAVLMVWEGPVKSQEDQIVTESSVEGTTAIAPALHLLQERTMERHSRLHYISLLVRKQLAHLLLPKWFKTSRAKIPIVGIGQQIGEYMRRISDYVYWFISGSPPVTRKEDTGIHLAQVNT, encoded by the exons ATGGATCATACATTAGCTTACAAAAATAAATTTACCCCTAAACAGGGGGCAAA AGTGGTGCAGTTGGTAGGTTTAGCAGTCTTGATGGTGTGGGAGGGACCAGTCAAGAGCCAAGAAGACCAAATAGTAACAGAGAGTTCAGTGGAGGGAACTACGGCCATAGCACCTGCCCTTCACCTATTGCAGGAGAGAACGATGGAGAGACATTCTAGGCTTCACTACATCTCACTTCTCGTCAGGAAACAGCTTGCTCACCTGCTG CTTCCTAAGTGGTTTAAGACATCTCGCGCTAAAATTCCTATCGTCGGAATTGGTCAACAGATCGGTGAATACATGAGACGAATCAGCGACTATGTCTACTGGTTCATCTCTGGGAGTCCACCTGTCACACGCAAGGAAGACACTGGAATCCATTTAGCACAAGTAAATACTTAG